Within Channa argus isolate prfri chromosome 4, Channa argus male v1.0, whole genome shotgun sequence, the genomic segment TCCAGGGATCATAGATATATCTGGATGGAAAACCCCTCAATACGGGCAAATAACGCCTGGAAGCAGAGGAAGAAATCTTCAAGATGCGTAGGACAGTTTAACATTTGGTGAAACATGATGTACATGtagataaaacaaatgaatggaGCACACTACAGAAATATTTGACAGCCCCTGACAGCAGAGGGCTTAACTAACCACAACACTGTCAGCTTATGAAAGACCAGTATTTGTATATTAACTGACGCAAGTTGAAAATCTTGACTGACCGTATGTAGTCTCCACTGGGGTCAGTGCGTCTTCCAAATCCCACTGGGCAATAACAGTGGAAAAACTGCTGGAAAAATGAACTGCAAGAGAGCCACATCCAGCTGCCAGCATTTACACTCCAGTCTGCATCCAACAGCAACTCTTCAAAGACCTGTACATTGGCATGTTGTCAGCAAATATGTACCTTAATTTACTCTAACTTTTCTCTGAATTACCATATGCATACAACTGATATATCTTTTTCTCTACTCTTACCCTCATGCCTTCCTCCCAACTGATCCAGAGGTCTCCCCTGGTGAGAAAACAGGCCACAGCATGCCTCGCCAAATGATGGATCCAGCCTTCATTTTTCAGTTGAGTCATAATGGCATCTATCCAAGGAAATCCTGTCCGTCCTTCTGCCCACTTGGCCAGTGCCTCTGGGTTTCGGTCCCAAGGGATCCGGACACACACAGGGTTTCCCTCCATCTTGTCAAAGCAGGGGTTGTTGGTGGCAGTTGTATAGAAGAACTCCCTCCACAACAGCTGGCCATACAGGGAAAGTGGTGGGGTGCTGTTTTTCTTGACCTGATAGTAGGGGGCACACAGAAGTCACAGGAATTAACTGGTTCATCATCTATCTGTTATCAATTAAccgcttttgttttgttttaactggAATAACTGCATGTGTCACTGTAGTTATTCATACCTTTCTGTACAGCTCAGTGAGTTTGAAGTAAAAGAGACGACAAGAGAGACATCCAAAGCGCAGGTAGGGGCTGAGGCCTGTGGGACTTGCCAGCAGGGAGTTGGCGTTCATACGTGGGCGCTCAAAGTTTGCCACCCATGCCTGCAATAAGATGCTCAGTCAGCATTAACTACAACAAAGGTTGCAGAGAAATTAAGACACTTTTGATTGTGATATTGCATGCAACTGGTGGAGTGTAATCACTGGATGTGAGTGGAATAAACAGGGTGTCCACAATTATCTGGTGATGTCTGTGGACAAATGTAAggacagatgtgtttttttttattccttggtttttaaagaaaaaggttCTTTTACCTTTCTCTCCAAATGCCGCTCCAGTCTCACGAGGCCTTCTGTTTCTCCACCTGGCCATACTGGTGTGGTCAGACCTTCTGTttcaaaacctaaaaaacaaacaaaaaaagaattggAACTGGACAGTtagccttttcatttttttcttcttcaggctCTTTGCATCAGCACATTTAACCTGTAATAAAACAACTCTTCACTCTGAAAAGCTCTTTTGCAGCTTCGGCTGTCAGTTATGGATTGTTGTCCTACTCAACTATTTAATGTCATCCAATCGGTTTTGGTGCATTTGCACGTAATTTACCACAGAAAAATCTCATTTATATCTTCACGTTTATGCTGTGGAGAAGTGAGCAATGAAATCATCAATAAACGCCATTCTTCTTCTAGAGGCAGCCAAACATTCACAAACTTTCTTACCATCATGTTTGACAGATGAGTTACTATGCTTTGGGCCCAGGGCTCTTTCATTTTTCCTCACTTCaatttcaatcattttaaaagatgttgAGTTTTGTTTCaccagtgaaaaaaaatgttcatgcaTGCCACTAGTctatttttctattgtttttgtcAACTGCAGCCTGGCCTTTGTAAATATTATATCACCTCCGTGTCTGATATAATATATATCAGACCATATGGCAcaacattatttataaataataatattaaagaaaaatatcatCCAGGGGAGTCtggtggtgtgtctggctgatgtgtgaATAGAGAGGATTCAGTGCAGGCTTTAGGAtgtgtatggtgattgtggacaataggATATATTTAGAAACCAAAAAACCTTACCAAATTATCCTTTAAAGCTGACACTTGTTTCTTCAGTATTAATATTCACCATTTTAATTagaaatttttatttgatttgatgtgCACAGCTACTAGATGCAGTTTAGACTTGTCCTTTTCTGAAAGTAATGTGCACTGTAAGTGTTACTAGGCCAAACCTAGTAAGATTGCGGTCAAgacttttacagaaaaataaccaGGGTCCTCGTTCAGACATGAAGCGGACATGTTCAGATGCAGTCAGATTAAAGAAAAGCTGTGCATATTTGGAAAGGACTTTAGAATCTTACCAAGCTCTTCTAAGGAGGGTACCCCAAATTTGTCATCATGGTCCTCGCTGATGGGTGTGGAGCATGTTTTGATGACCTCAGATGTAATTGTCTCTACAGACAGCTCCACAGCATCCATATGGTTGATGATGGCCTGGAAGTGCTTGTATGTAAGAGGAGGTTGACCACCATTGAGTTCTATTATCCTTTAAGtaagaaatattattttaagagAATACTTTAAAACCtatgcacacacagagcaggtAGTCAGGATCTACATGCTTTCAAACAAGTTTATTACAATAGGGCAGTTGTTTAAACTAATACTGATAGTCACTCACTTGTCTAGATCATAGAGGGTGTGTGAAATCCGCACAATGACCTCTACACCAGCCTCACTGGCTAGTTTTTGGATGGCCGCGTCACGTTCCTTGCCAAATGGCTCAGAGTCATATTCATAAGATAAATGGGTGATCTTCCATTCCTGAAGAAGAATGTAATGCACACaatattgtactgtaaataaaaagcagactGACATATGTCAAAGGGCAACTTCGccaaatttcaacttgctttcaaTAAACTTAGTTTAGAGTATAAACGTACATTTTggcttttaaacttctttctgacttacctatattaaaatatttctttgcttctagctgaaaaactcctccagatgacgtcaccctgaggaagttttttttattagtagttcagatgatgtcatctggaggagctctatAAAACCAGGTtaaccatgattacaaccttCATAGTATAAGCAATTTTTCTAGGTgattttcagctagaaaaagaaatatttaaatatagggaAGTTAGTGGCAGTTATTTACATGTACCACCCAaactaaaagaagcaagttcaatatcagtgaaggcgtcgTTTAATAATAAATCTTATTTTTGATTCAAATATCATGAGCAAGAGGTAAAGTTATTAGTcaatcttaaaaaatatttctagatcaaagtattatttttttttaaatgtttacatgaaaaaataaatatttatatatagccATGGTTAATGTCCATGAAATCATTCAGGAGGGACCTTGCAAAGGCTGCAAATTGTGTTGCTGCATTAAGAGACTTTTAATAGATTATTTACATATACAGCACAGCAAAGGACAGTATTAGACCTTATCACATCCAAACTTAGTTACGCTTTTCTAACTTTCTCACACCTTAAAAAGACGAGGGAAGACATCTGTAGGCTGTCCTCTGATGACAAACAAACGGGAGTTGAGTTTGCGCAAGCTGGCATCCAGGTCCTCTAAACACTGCAACAAAAACCTGgaacaaaaagaagaacaaattttatttatttatttatttataaaaaaaaaacaactgaagtaaCTTGGCAACTAAGAATTGCTGTTTATCACCTTCTTAGCTCTAGTCTAAAGTTAGGATCCTGTGGGAACATTGATTCTAATTTTCCTGTAAACTGATGGCTCAGTCATCATCAGACTGTTGACAGGTTTTCTCTGACAGGTTGACAGGTCTGATCATTTGAAAGAAGTCATGTCATGTTGCATAGTTACCATGGTAATCTAAACCAGTTAGAAATGAGCCTCACGTTTAACTGGCAGACTAACCATCTAATTTGATCTTTGCAATACAGGCTCCAGGGCTTAATAACCTTTACTGGAACAGAATGGTCAATGCGACTGAAGTTAGCTTTATAGTGAAATGTAACAGTAAAGAGAGGCCATGGATGCTATCATCTCCCTTATTTGTGCAGTTAGCTCGATATAACAAGATAATTTAGCAAACTCCAAATTACTCAGCTTTTGTAGGTCATATCAAAAGCTTATCCTGTATAGTTTGTGTAATAAATTGTGATTTGGCTTAACAGTGAATATAGGCCGTTTGATGTTTCGTATGACTGTGTTAATTATGGGTGGGGTGATGCATCAACTGAATCAATTACGTAAATACATCTATGACTAAAGTAATGTGTGTCAACGATTCGTAAATAGGAAGTAACATGACTGTATGTGGAATCCGGAAAGTTGTGCTTACTGTGTGCGCCTGGTGAGTGTGCTGCCCCATATATGCAGTAAAATAGGCAAAATTCCCTTTTACAGGGTGCCTGCAAACTATGCATCCCTGATACCATTATTTCATTGGCTACAACATAATTGCATCATCACAGGGAAAGTACACCATTAGTTGGCTGTAACAACCACCAAGTTAAGTTGTGGGTTAGTGTCCCAGGCTTTGATTGGTTTACAGGCTCACTGAAGCCCAGTCCTTTTCATAGATGCTTAGATGTGAGCTTGTTTGGATACAGAATGCTGGCCACTTTTCATATGCAGCTGAAACAATGAAAAGTAAGCATTTTTAGCAATGACTGAACATGGAATCTATAGACAGAATGATGTAAAGCACTTGAGGATTCAATAACTCTGTGCCGCTGCAATTATCATAAACAGCAACATGTTTCTTGCTGAGTACGAACTCTTGTTAAATCCTGAGTTTTATTCAGGATAGACTGGTGCAATTGTGAAATACTTTAGGtgatgtctttgtctttctccacGGGTGACCCAGTGAATAATAACAGCTGGGAAAATAATTGATAGATTAATcgaaaaaataatcaataggTGCAGCCCTAGTGTTAATGTTTTCCCTTAGTGGTCAAGTCTTAAGATAACTTAGGTAAACTCCCCTGACCTCCACATCACTGTGGTGCTGAAAGAGCAGCTGGTGCCAGGTCCAATTTTAAGGGCATTTTTCATCTGTCTTATTCTGAATtctgaatccaaaacaaacaaacaaacaatctaTGTTTATTATTAGCCTACATCAATCCAATTCTTTATCAGTCTTCTACATTCTCATGTTGTAAAATCCCACCGTCAAAAGAGCTGTAAagtattttcagaataaaatatgaattgctGAAAAATTACAAAGACAGAGGGTCTGAAGGTATGGGAGTAATGTGTCTCTGTTCCTTTGAAATAACAGACAGTAAACCAAGTTATATGTGTTGAGGTGAATGGTTATTTATAATCATGGCATAATTTACCATGATTTAATCAAGGTCCACAGCTGGTGGGCACACGCAAATCCTGTGCACTATTTGCAGGGCACATTATCAATATATCAATGTTTGCAGGACACTGGCGCTGTCCATGAGCCATGGGGGGCAGAACGTTAACTTGATGGACGTGTTCCAGGTGATCACAATAATGTCAGAATaagaaaacacatacaattGAAAAATGCCTTTAAAGGTGCCCCTGGCATGTGCTGCTCTTTCTGAACGACAGTGATATGAGAGATTAGGGGAGCACTGTTTATCTAAATACTCTCACCACTAACCATTATAGTAACACATTCACAAAGTCATACTAAACATCAAATAGTATATATTCACTAAGGAACCAACTGTATTTCGTGAAATTATATTGTTATCTCAAGATAATGATCTTATTACGAGATAATGGCAAAAAAACTAACAGCATCCATTGGCTGTTCTAGGCTTCCATACCTAATAACTCAACATTAAaacaactgtttttaaaaaacaacacactgtctggatttaatttaaaatgccaCAATGGCAAGGCCCTGTAAGGCTGTATCATGGAACACAAAGCAACCAAATTTATACCTGGAGGGTAACCAAGTTAGCCATTACAGTAGCAATAACAGCtattaaacataaattataatttatatttattataaaactaaaattagtGGAGTGGTCGAGTGGGTGGGAAACAGAATAAATTGGTATGGAAACACcgcatgtgtgttttaaagtaacaacaaaCTTGAACTTACTCCAAACATGCCATGTgcaacttttttacatttttgtacatttttaaagatcAGTGATCAAATATGTATAATAACTTCATACAAACAAGGACTTGAAGAGAGCTGCCTTTTAAGTCTGTTTATAGATTCCTAAAAAACAAGCTTTGTTGATTGCCATTTCTTCATAAAATGAGCTTGGTGTCCTTAGCTCCTTGCTaacttttaaattttgaaatgaTCTTATAATCAATACTGTTGCAAGAAAAAATTCTGGTGCATTATAAACATGAACAGTGATTCATTCCATTCAAGATTTTGATACTGTAAAACTAGCATTCGCTATCTTGGGTTTTCTTCAACATTTGCCATTACATATGAATAATTTTTAATGATTGTTTTTACAGACACTCCACACATGAACAGTAAAcaggacaacagcagcagcaacctcAAAGTACTGACCAGTTCACAATGTTTAGAAATCTAAGCAATGTGGACTGTGATGAACCAGATGTAAAAAATATTGGAGTGGCTGACTAAAGTAAGTAGGGTGgtacactgtgtgttttaatgtaggTCAAGGCTGGTGGTGGGCATGATGTAATAGCCATAACTCACTGACACAATTTGTCAGCAGTTTCTCATTTCTCTTCAGGGCTGGGCAGCAGACTTAAGGAGGAAGTAGTTAAAACTACCTATATCATCATGACAGGTATCAGGCTTTCTGCCAGCAGCCTTCACAAAGGCCAACACTTCTTCATTCCATTTATTCCCAGATGAGTAAATTATGCACTACAGCATATTGAATTTAAATGACCACGGACATGTGGGCAGTAACACCAAACAAAGTCTGAAAGCATTTAGACCTCTGATCCCTTTACAGTGCAGGATTTGTCAGTCTAATCAAAACCACACTTCACTTCcatatttctgtttgtgcaaTATTTGCACTGAGAGATATTCATAAAGTCGGTGGACGGTTTCACCAGATTTGGGGTTCAAAGCAAGTGATGATAAACTTATCTGTTAAACATTTGAGTCCGTACAGCACTCACATCTTACCCCACTCCTTACCTCCATCTGTTGATGCCCACATTGGATGACCCTGCGAACCAGGGGTCCAGGATGTAGATGCAGCGCAAGGTGTCTGCTTTGCGGATAGACTCCCTCAGTGACGGGTTATCGTGCAGCCGAAGTCCCTTCCTGAACCAGTGAATAGTGCTGGCCACCATTTTGCCGCTCTTCGTTATCTATCCAAGGTGAGTGCAGAGTGAGGGGAAGAGGTTCCCCAAAAACAGCTAAAGGCGCCCTCTTACGCTGGTTTGGTAGCAAATTAGTTAAATGTCCATTTACATCCAGGGACAAAATATATGTAACCTGCTGTAACCTGTAGTTGGGTAGTGTTAATGGCTCGTCTGAGCTTAACCCTGCTCCATGGATTTATCCACATAGGTAAATGTCCAGAACATCGGTGACTGCATGTGTGAACAGCTGGTAACCGCAGCAGACGCAGAAAAAGATCAGCACAACTTGTCAATTACTAACAACGATACAGTGAACCAATTTTCGGCAATTAACCCAGAAAACATCCGTTGTTTGACAGCAGAGATATTTAGctcaattgttttattttcgtATGCTATCAGCCGACGCGCGAGTGAAGGCGATGTAACACGAGCTACTACCAACGCAAACGTGTGTCCAGTTTGTTTTCGTATGTAACGTTAGTCTACGCGAAGTCAACGCACAGCCGAATCACCAACgcgataaaaaaaaattgtgtataAATTGAAGCGACTCATAAAGTCGTCGACCAGGTTAACTGTCCTTTCTGTATCAACAGATCCACCTACAGGACCACGCGGGTGACGAACAGAGCGCTTGGATTGGTCAGAACGAGCCGTTATGAAACCTTTCTTTCGTCACGTTTCCTTAACGTGCTTTCTTATCCCCCGCTTACACGTCATTCAAGGTTGTTTACAACGATCTAAATGTCAACATTCTGTCTTATTCtccattaaattcaaataagAGTTCGCTCTCAGACAGAAggaataaaattataaaaatctcGCAAATTTCTGATAAATGCAGCTCATCGGATGCTTTGGAGTGAATTACGTGACATGCCCACAAGTACCCGGATTAGCACATGTCGCGCAGCGAGGCGGGACACGGCTTGAGACCTACTTAATCAGGTATGCGTGTGTACAGCTAACCCCGCCCACCCTTGCCTGTAGCCAATGTGAGCCACGGTAAATTGCATAAACAAGTTGTCATAATAAATCTACTGGAGAGAATATGTAACCTTACTATTTGGTAACTCTGCACCAGGGTTGATCATATACAGATTTTTATTAAACAGGAATTCACCATAAAATATATTGGCTGTTCTATTGTGTTTGCCAAAACTTTTGGGCAGTATCGCTACttactttttaatttctctctctcatatcTAACATTAGATAGAAATTTAAAGGTTTTCCTAATGATCCCATCATGTTATTATGTGACACTTCCATGTACACCGGGCATTCCCTTTAAAGGACATTCCATAGACTATACTAGGCAATATTCcattcacatttcttttattatgtttttttattttaaaaactgaaaactaaaaaaaacctttttgatcTTAATCACATTCTGTGCAACTATTTTCTAAAAGGgaatattttttcctttgtgtagTCAGTTCATGCTCTCTTATGTCATAAAGCCAGAGTGAGAAGAACATGAACTAGAATTTATAGTTTATGTACTATTATACGTTAATACATGTACAGGATCTTGTAAATTAAAACTATCTGATGGGGAGTTCAGCTTGGCTAGAGACCGCCTGCTAACTAACACAGATGTTGGTGGAGCCTTTTCTATTGTTTGGTAATGTCTGTGGAAGTTTTTAATTCTCTGCCTTCTTATTTCTTTTGAAAAATTGTGCTAAGTTCTcatgttttctgacattttcatgttctctagttgtttctttgaaaacataaatatatatattttttgtttgttttggttactTATGTCAAGGATTTGATTACTCTTAAAcaatgctgtgttgtttttaaataggCCGGAATATGCTGCATTTGTGTCATAGGCCATAGTCACTGGGAATAACATGTTAGAAAACCTGCCATTGAGCATAGCTTTACAAACGGACACTAGATAGTAGTCTTAGCCAGgcattgtatttaaaaaggcTTTCATATGAACTGTAAACACTTTTAGAGCCCCCGTTCCCATCGctttaaaagaagaagaataagactgatttatttttatgcctagggttttattttctttgtttagtgCTTTGTTCAATGATTGATATGACTTAAAAATATAACTAGTACCCTACTGAGCAATGTGTTCAACATCCTATATTGAATTGTGATAGAAATACAGACGGTGCTATTTACAATAAAGTATatattgttataattattattattattattgtttataagCTAAATATGAAACAATTGTACTAATTAAACACAACAGTATGAAGACTAATGTGAAACAACAGTCCGTATGTTGCACTTGTTGCAGCAGGGGTTTGAGCCAAACACAATCTTATCCTACTCACATATTGATGATATATATGCTGATATCTGTTTATAAGGTAGCCCTTGTCTACCACATTAGCATatagtaatattaatatatttatctaACCCAATTAGAACATATACAGCATAATATGGCTCTGATTTAGAAGTACTGTCATGAGTTTTATTGGTAGTTGGTCATAAACTGAATATAACGTATTAAAGGTTTGGTCTAGTGATGGTGACTACATTggaattagaattaaaaaatctATACAAATGTCATGGTGAGCTTTTTATGATGCACTGTTGTTGCTGACATATTTCAATGCAGCTGTAAACGTGATGCTGACACCACAGGATTCACACTGGTTTGTGCTGATACAGAATATGATGTGTTTTGCcacaaatatttcctttttaaacatGGCCCCATTGTGAATTGTGGTCCCTCTGACACACTGTGCCTTCcaa encodes:
- the cry1b gene encoding cryptochrome-1b is translated as MVASTIHWFRKGLRLHDNPSLRESIRKADTLRCIYILDPWFAGSSNVGINRWRFLLQCLEDLDASLRKLNSRLFVIRGQPTDVFPRLFKEWKITHLSYEYDSEPFGKERDAAIQKLASEAGVEVIVRISHTLYDLDKIIELNGGQPPLTYKHFQAIINHMDAVELSVETITSEVIKTCSTPISEDHDDKFGVPSLEELGFETEGLTTPVWPGGETEGLVRLERHLERKAWVANFERPRMNANSLLASPTGLSPYLRFGCLSCRLFYFKLTELYRKVKKNSTPPLSLYGQLLWREFFYTTATNNPCFDKMEGNPVCVRIPWDRNPEALAKWAEGRTGFPWIDAIMTQLKNEGWIHHLARHAVACFLTRGDLWISWEEGMRVFEELLLDADWSVNAGSWMWLSCSSFFQQFFHCYCPVGFGRRTDPSGDYIRRYLPVLRGFPSRYIYDPWNAPEEVQKAAKCIIGVHYPKPMVSHAEASRINLERLKQIYQQLSCYRGLGLLATVPSNPNNGAKGSGVADINTGTNEAPGGSSKDPSIKGGTSQTERKSTQKRCHEETPPESSPKCWRQSK